The following are encoded in a window of Sebastes umbrosus isolate fSebUmb1 chromosome 7, fSebUmb1.pri, whole genome shotgun sequence genomic DNA:
- the LOC119491525 gene encoding putative gustatory receptor clone PTE03: MYTNASSAVLLTLETLGLSDANIYPAFLFGTLTYVFIMFCNLLVLSTIAVSKKLHKPMFILLFNLPISDMVGATAFFPQLLFSIVTQNRLISHPACFTQAFLIHFYGIGNLLILSAMAYDRYIAICCPLRYNAIMSPHNLIRIIILIWFISFSMIFTLFMLAARFKICRTNIVDLFCNNPSLLKLVCEDTRVNNYYGMICIILLQGGPMAIIIYTYAQILHTCVITNNTDARRKAIQTCGTHLVVFLIYQINATFALIAHRIESSSPYLRRALGVSVLIFPPFLDPIIYGLKTTELKQSMIIFLKRNVGSTKL, encoded by the coding sequence ATGTACACAAATGCATCTTCTGCTGTTTTACTAACATTggaaacactgggcttatctgatgCAAATATTTACCCAGCTTTTTTGTTTGGGACTTTAACATATGTGTTTATTATGTTTTGCAACTTGTTGGTATTATCAACTATTGCTGTAAGTAAAAAGCTACACAAGCCCATGTTTATCCTGCTGTTCAACTTGCCCATTAGTGACATGGTGGGCGCTACAGCTTTTTTTCCTCAGCTTCTTTTCAGCATTGTGACACAGAACAGACTGATTTCCCATCCTGCATGTTTTACTCAGGCTTTTCTGATTCATTTTTATGGTATAGGAAACTTGCTGATCTTGAGTGCCATGGCATATGACAGATATATTGCTATATGTTGTCCTTTGAGGTATAATGCTATCATGAGTCCACATAATTTAAtcagaattattattttaatatggtTTATAAGTTTCTCAatgatttttacattgtttatgCTGGCTGCACGGTTTAAAATTTGCAGGACGAATATAGTGGATTTGTTCTGTAACAATCCGTCATTATTGAAACTGGTCTGTGAGGACACCAGAGTCAACAACTACTATGGGATGATTTGTATAATCTTACTCCAAGGAGGACCAATGGCAATAATAATATACACATATGCACAGATTTTGCACACATGTGTCATAACTAATAATACAGATGCCCGGAGAAAAGCCATTCAGACATGTGGTACacatttagttgttttcttAATCTATCAAATTAATGCCACCTTTGCACTCATTGCTCATCGCATTGAGAGTTCATCCCCATACTTAAGAAGGGCTCTCGGTGTGTCAGTTTTAATATTTCCCCCTTTTTTGGACCCGATTATATATGGACTGAAAACAACAGAACTCAAGCAGAGCATGATAATATTCCTAAAAAGAAATGTAGGTTCAACAAAACTGTAA
- the LOC119490801 gene encoding olfactory receptor 52B2-like produces MENKSFGFSTELTLDTFVIPPGGKYPIFFLGIVIYFFCIFCNLTLLTLIILKRNLHKPMYFILFSLPLNDLLGITAMLPKVLSDIVTETNKVYYPLCVLQAFLLHMYGGGILFILAAMSFDRYAAICMPLRYTSLMSPRVIIFIISLVWGLDFVLNVSLFSLQTRLPRCKYVIMNVFCDNPSLLKLTCGNTTVNNIIGLFNTAVMQAVSVSIQAFSYVKILITCVVTRRSEVKTKAVNTCVAQLLILIIFEIVGTFTILSHRFKNVSADLQKIMGMLIFLVPPLLNPIVYGLYTGEIRNTLLRILKKRVSV; encoded by the coding sequence atggagaaCAAATCTTTTGGGTTCAGCACTGAGTTAACCCTCGACACATTTGTTATTCCACCCGGAGGAAAGTATCCCATATTTTTTCTTggtattgtgatttattttttttgcattttttgcaaTCTGACCTTGTTGACTTTGATCATTCTGAAGAGGAACCTTCACAAGCCCATGTATTTCATCCTGTTTAGTCTTCCCCTCAATGATCTGTTAGGCATAACTGCAATGCTACCGAAAGTGCTTTCAGACATTGTTACCGAGACAAATAAGGTTTACTATCCTCTTTGTGTTTTACAAGCATTCTTGCTCCACATGTATGGTGGTGGGATTTTGTTTATTCTTGCAGCAATGTCTTTTGATCGTTACGCTGCCATCTGCATGCCGTTACGCTACACCTCTCTTATGTCCCCCagagttattatttttattatctctCTAGTTTGGGGTCTTGACTTTGTCTTGAATGTATCATTGTTCTCTTTACAGACAAGGCTTCCCAGGTGCAAATATGTGATTATGAATGTGTTCTGTGATAACCCTTCTCTACTGAAGCTCACGTGCGGAAACACGACAGTCAATAATATCATAGGATTATTTAACACAGCTGTCATGCAAGCTGTAAGTGTGTCTATTCAGGCATTTTCCTATGTGAAGATTCTGATCACATGCGTGGTTACAAGGAGGTCTGAAGTGAAGACGAAAGCTGTCAACACGTGCGTTGCACAGTTGCTgatattaatcatatttgagATTGTGGGAACTTTCACAATTTTATCTCATAGGTTCAAAAATGTCTCAGCTGACTTGCAAAAGATTATGGGCATGCTAATATTTCTCGTACCTCCGCTTCTGAATCCAATTGTGTATGGGCTGTACACAGGTGAAATACGAAACACTCTCCTGAGAATCTTGAAAAAAAGGGTATCTGTCTAA
- the LOC119490803 gene encoding olfactory receptor 52N4-like — protein sequence MESNMTSDILQMQGFDISPEFTYPIFFLLLFVYFTLLCSNIGVLVLIITEKSLHQPMYILFCNLSVNDVIGNTVLLPQLMAHIISTERFITYNQCVVQAFHSHTFGSASHMILIIMAIDRYVAICHPLRYSSIMTTKAVIGLSATAWGVSLLLVSVLIGLTVRLSRCRSLIQNAYCDNASLFKLSCEDVSINNIYGLFFTVLLFGCSMGGIAVTYFRIAVICWIKKSKELKSRALQTCASHLVLYLIMLWSGFLTIILHRFQNYPDLRKIAYILFHVVPANLNPIIYGMQSRSLRDKIVQILRRKVTPS from the coding sequence ATGGAAAGCAACATGACAAGTGATATCCTACAGATGCAAGGCTTTGACATATCTCCAGAGTTCACGTACCCTATATTTTTCTTACTGCTGTTTGTTTACTTCACCCTGCTTTGTTCTAACATCGGAGTCCTTGTGCTCATCATCACTGAGAAGAGTTTGCACCAGCCCATGTACATTCTTTTTTGTAACCTGTCTGTCAATGATGTAATAGGTAACACAGTCCTACTGCCTCAGCTGATGGCTCACATCATCTCGACAGAGCGGTTCATCACCTACAACCAGTGTGTGGTTCAGGCCTTTCACAGCCACACGTTCGGATCAGCCTCACATATGATTCTCATCATTATGGCAATCGACAGATATGTGGCGATATGTCACCCGCTGAGATACAGCTCAATTATGACTACCAAAGCTGTGATTGGGCTGTCCGCGACTGCATGGGGGGTGTCATTACTGCTGGTGTCTGTTTTGATAGGTCTCACAGTGAGGCTGTCCCGTTGTAGATCGCTTATACAAAATGCTTACTGTGACAACGCATCACTGTTCAAGCTTTCTTGCGAGGACGTGTCCATTAACAACATCTACGGGCTCTTCTTCACCGTGTTGCTGTTCGGTTGCTCAATGGGAGGCATAGCCGTCACTTATTTCAGAATAGCTGTCATCTGCTGGATCAAGAAAAGCAAAGAGTTGAAAAGCAGAGCACTTCAAACCTGTGCCAGCCACCTCGTTCTTTATCTTATCATGCTCTGGTCGGGGTTTTTAACAATCATATTGCATCGTTTTCAAAATTACCCAGATTTAAGGAAGATTGCATACATTTTGTTTCATGTCGTCCCTGCTAATTTAAATCCAATCATCTATGGAATGCAATCAAGATCATTACGTGATAAAATTGTCCAGATACTGCGAAGAAAAGTGACTCCATCCTAA